The Mycolicibacterium doricum genome includes a region encoding these proteins:
- a CDS encoding Swt1 family HEPN domain-containing protein — MALSNRDRIDRMFQTMAPPLDDFIASVVGQGDPALGAAWTKLVQLKDGKKGAPSDKTYNPLDPQVQFRILTESNITNGFKPGWYPFSKTLGKAGESFAIELREVRNTWAHNGTFSDDDAYRALDTGERLLKLIGAAKEADEVHAIRLNLRRVAADKDDKKTLKAAVDNPEAAGLKPWREVLPPHHDVATGNFAASEFAADLYKVAFGGEQDSGYADAVEFFRRTYLTEGLTDLVGRAVRRLSGDDNAPPVINLQTNFGGGKTHSMLALWHVAAGLPVGQFPQDTQELLTKNGYTGTKVNRVAIVGNHFSPSGTTKDDGTHVNTIWGELAWQLGGAEAYALVAKADADRTTPGEALHDLLAKYSPAVILIDEWVAYARSLVGRDDLAGGTFDDQFTFAQSLTEASKGTSGVLLVISIPASETGDDSDKIVAGNAEEVGGAHGLEALKRLQNVVRRVAEQWRPASSAEAYQIVRQRLFVQADGAALASIGATARAYVDMYRKYTDDFPRESRDTAYEDRIKRTYPIHPELFDRLYEEWSSLERFQRTRGVLRLMSTVIHALWTGEDASPLIMPGSIPLSTANVNAELTQYLQDSWKAIIDADVDGPTSEPARIDKEKPVFGQRSLTKRLARTVFFGAAPTIGSAHKGLETQRVFLGTAVPGDVPGNFHSALTQLGDRATYFYSGSGKYWYDLQANITRTAKDQAERLHKEDVWAEIARRLQGQAKTRGDFAGVHVCPESNADIPDTDEARLVILHPKVAHKRGSDSPAKAFAQKATEQRGTANRTNRNMLVFLAADEARLEELDAAARDYLGWSHVLANEADLDLTQNQKNQASTRQAQADQTVKSRLLQTFTWALVPSQPDASAPFVVRETKVEGQAESLAERVSRRLGNDGDLSVRQAAVTIRLAINRVPQIWKDGHVALGALWGLYCQYPYMPRLRDRRVLEEGVLDLPMIWETDAFALATGIDAATGRFVGLWIPGDTNSAPSPADSLLLVRPDVAIHQREHEKPTETGSDTDTETGEGTGTGTGTGTIAGTGTGPGPGPIDIAFTRFYGVKTLSSDKIAMDFKNIADEVIANLREQGINLIVKIEIEAVDATGFDENKIRTVSENAKTLKFDQSGFEKE, encoded by the coding sequence ATGGCGCTGAGCAACCGTGACCGCATCGACCGCATGTTCCAGACGATGGCACCCCCGCTCGATGACTTCATCGCTTCGGTCGTCGGCCAGGGCGATCCAGCGCTCGGAGCCGCCTGGACGAAATTGGTTCAACTCAAGGACGGGAAAAAGGGCGCGCCGTCGGACAAGACCTACAACCCGCTCGACCCACAAGTCCAGTTCCGCATCCTCACCGAATCGAACATCACCAACGGCTTCAAGCCGGGTTGGTACCCGTTCAGCAAGACACTTGGGAAAGCGGGGGAATCCTTCGCCATCGAACTCCGCGAAGTCCGCAACACGTGGGCCCACAACGGCACCTTCAGTGACGACGACGCCTACCGCGCGTTGGACACCGGTGAGCGACTGCTCAAACTCATTGGTGCGGCCAAGGAAGCCGACGAGGTTCACGCCATCCGCCTCAACCTGCGCCGCGTGGCCGCCGACAAAGACGACAAGAAAACTCTCAAGGCCGCCGTCGACAACCCCGAAGCCGCCGGGCTCAAGCCTTGGCGCGAAGTGTTGCCGCCCCACCACGACGTTGCCACCGGCAATTTCGCCGCCTCTGAATTCGCCGCAGACCTATACAAGGTGGCCTTCGGCGGTGAACAAGATTCCGGCTACGCCGACGCGGTCGAGTTCTTTCGCCGCACCTACCTCACCGAAGGTCTGACCGATCTCGTCGGCCGGGCGGTCCGCCGGCTGTCCGGCGACGACAACGCGCCCCCTGTCATCAACCTGCAAACGAATTTCGGTGGCGGCAAGACGCATTCGATGCTCGCCCTGTGGCACGTCGCCGCGGGTCTGCCAGTCGGTCAGTTCCCTCAGGATACTCAGGAACTACTGACCAAGAACGGCTACACCGGCACCAAGGTCAACCGGGTCGCCATCGTCGGCAATCACTTCAGTCCGTCCGGTACGACCAAGGACGACGGCACCCACGTCAACACCATCTGGGGCGAGCTCGCCTGGCAACTCGGGGGTGCCGAGGCCTACGCCCTGGTCGCCAAGGCCGACGCAGACCGCACCACACCCGGCGAGGCCCTGCATGACCTGCTTGCGAAGTACTCCCCCGCCGTCATCCTGATCGACGAATGGGTCGCCTATGCCCGCTCGCTCGTCGGCCGCGACGACCTGGCCGGCGGTACCTTCGACGACCAGTTCACCTTCGCACAATCCCTCACCGAAGCGTCCAAGGGCACCTCCGGTGTGCTGCTGGTCATTTCCATCCCCGCGTCGGAAACCGGGGACGATTCCGACAAGATCGTCGCCGGCAACGCCGAAGAAGTCGGCGGCGCGCACGGCCTCGAAGCACTCAAACGACTGCAGAACGTCGTGCGTCGCGTCGCCGAACAATGGCGCCCCGCCTCCTCAGCCGAGGCGTACCAAATCGTCAGGCAACGCCTCTTCGTCCAAGCTGACGGCGCTGCACTGGCGTCGATCGGGGCCACCGCGCGTGCCTACGTCGATATGTACCGCAAGTACACCGACGATTTCCCCCGCGAATCCCGTGACACCGCATACGAAGACCGCATCAAACGGACCTACCCCATCCATCCGGAGTTGTTCGACCGGCTCTACGAAGAGTGGTCTTCGCTAGAGCGCTTCCAGCGCACCCGAGGCGTGCTGCGGTTAATGAGCACCGTCATTCACGCGCTGTGGACCGGTGAGGACGCCTCGCCCTTGATCATGCCCGGGTCCATCCCGCTGTCCACAGCCAACGTGAACGCCGAACTCACCCAGTACCTGCAGGATTCGTGGAAAGCCATCATCGACGCCGATGTCGACGGGCCAACCTCCGAACCTGCGCGCATCGACAAGGAGAAGCCCGTCTTCGGTCAGCGGTCGCTGACCAAGCGGCTGGCCCGCACGGTGTTCTTTGGTGCCGCCCCCACCATCGGGTCGGCCCACAAGGGCCTCGAAACCCAGCGGGTCTTCCTGGGTACAGCGGTCCCGGGTGATGTTCCTGGGAACTTCCATTCTGCGCTCACCCAACTTGGCGACCGAGCCACCTACTTCTACTCCGGGTCTGGCAAGTACTGGTATGACCTGCAGGCCAACATCACCCGCACCGCCAAGGACCAGGCGGAGCGACTGCACAAGGAAGATGTCTGGGCCGAGATCGCCCGTCGCCTGCAGGGGCAGGCCAAGACTCGTGGCGACTTCGCGGGTGTGCACGTGTGCCCCGAATCGAACGCGGATATCCCCGACACCGACGAAGCCCGACTGGTGATACTGCATCCGAAGGTGGCGCACAAACGCGGATCGGACTCACCTGCCAAGGCGTTCGCCCAGAAGGCAACTGAGCAGCGTGGGACCGCCAATCGGACCAACCGCAACATGCTGGTTTTCTTGGCCGCCGACGAAGCGCGACTCGAGGAACTCGATGCCGCCGCGCGGGACTACCTCGGCTGGTCACACGTGCTGGCCAACGAGGCCGACCTGGATCTCACCCAGAACCAAAAGAATCAAGCGTCCACCCGGCAAGCGCAGGCCGACCAAACGGTGAAGTCTCGTCTGCTACAGACGTTCACGTGGGCACTCGTCCCGTCACAGCCTGATGCGAGCGCTCCGTTCGTTGTGCGGGAAACAAAGGTCGAAGGCCAGGCGGAGTCGCTGGCTGAGCGTGTCTCCCGCCGGCTCGGAAACGACGGAGATCTGTCCGTCCGCCAAGCCGCGGTGACGATTCGCCTCGCGATCAATAGGGTGCCACAAATCTGGAAGGACGGTCACGTCGCCCTCGGCGCGCTGTGGGGGCTGTACTGCCAGTACCCGTACATGCCGCGCCTACGGGATCGGCGTGTTCTGGAGGAGGGCGTCCTCGACCTTCCGATGATCTGGGAAACCGACGCGTTTGCCCTGGCAACCGGCATCGACGCTGCCACAGGACGGTTTGTCGGACTCTGGATCCCCGGAGACACGAATTCAGCACCTAGTCCGGCGGACTCGCTGCTCTTGGTGCGTCCCGACGTCGCGATCCATCAGCGAGAGCACGAGAAACCAACTGAAACAGGTTCCGACACCGACACTGAAACCGGAGAGGGCACCGGGACTGGAACTGGGACTGGGACAATCGCCGGAACTGGAACCGGCCCCGGCCCCGGCCCTATCGATATCGCGTTCACGCGGTTCTACGGAGTCAAGACGCTCAGCTCGGACAAGATCGCGATGGACTTCAAGAACATCGCCGATGAGGTGATCGCCAACCTTCGGGAGCAGGGCATCAACCTGATCGTGAAGATCGAGATCGAAGCGGTCGACGCAACAGGCTTTGATGAGAACAAGATTCGCACGGTGTCGGAGAACGCGAAGACCTTGAAGTTTGACCAGTCGGGGTTCGAGAAAGAATGA
- a CDS encoding DUF262 domain-containing protein, with amino-acid sequence MGFLTPMHELGEYLKWTRSGEIQLPDFQRGYKWEDERIRQLLVTVLRGHPMGAVMLLKTGNSQVRFKPRAIEGVHLTPGTDAKYLLLDGQQRLTSLTQALSGNGVVATKDSRGRLLDRRYFVHMETGLSDPNRVDEAVISVPADGVVRSNFGKDVELDLSDQDKQHEHGYFPLNLLYGDYMSWILELQNPALGKHFHDKFIKQSATYDIPAIVLDEDTDKAAVATVFEKVNIGGLPLNVFELLTAVFAGDADYYAKTGEDFRLNDDWRETQLKWSSYPVLAAVENTDFLQAVTMLTTRQRHLADTSDRPPAISAKREDVLKLTLSDYLQWREPLREAFIWASTFLADRHIFARRDVPYPKQLVPLAAIKVVLGKQADLISVSERLVRWYWCGVLGELYGSAIESRFARDIEMVPPWATDGSAPVPRTVQDASFTESRLHSLRTRNAAAYKGIAALILAGGARDWMEDKALDKVQYVDLAVDIHHIFPQKWCDTNGIDAEHRESIVNKTTISARTNRTIGGVAPSSYLPVIETRAQIDSPHLDGLVATHLIPAEFLRQDHFENFFRTRRESLCELVENAIGKAVQRDIDLGFAEEDSAQFEPDEFPNEAGMEND; translated from the coding sequence ATGGGATTCCTGACACCGATGCACGAGTTGGGTGAATATTTGAAGTGGACTCGTTCCGGGGAGATCCAGTTACCGGACTTCCAACGCGGTTACAAATGGGAAGATGAACGCATCCGTCAGCTCTTGGTGACGGTGCTGCGCGGACACCCCATGGGTGCGGTCATGCTGCTTAAGACCGGCAACTCACAGGTGCGATTCAAGCCCCGCGCCATCGAGGGTGTCCACCTCACCCCAGGCACCGACGCGAAGTACCTGCTGTTGGACGGGCAACAGCGTCTGACATCTCTGACGCAAGCCCTCAGCGGGAATGGCGTGGTCGCAACGAAAGACAGCCGCGGACGATTGCTCGACCGACGCTACTTCGTCCACATGGAAACCGGTCTCAGCGACCCGAACCGTGTTGACGAGGCAGTGATTTCGGTACCCGCCGACGGCGTCGTTCGGTCGAACTTCGGCAAAGACGTGGAGCTCGACCTCAGCGACCAGGACAAGCAACACGAGCATGGCTACTTCCCGCTGAACCTGCTCTATGGCGACTACATGAGCTGGATTCTGGAACTGCAGAACCCGGCGCTAGGCAAGCACTTTCATGACAAGTTCATCAAGCAGTCAGCCACCTACGACATTCCCGCGATCGTCTTGGACGAGGACACCGACAAGGCGGCCGTGGCCACCGTCTTCGAGAAGGTGAACATTGGTGGCCTGCCTCTCAACGTGTTCGAACTGCTCACCGCAGTCTTCGCCGGCGACGCCGACTACTACGCCAAGACCGGCGAAGACTTCCGGCTCAACGACGACTGGCGGGAGACCCAACTCAAGTGGTCGTCCTACCCGGTGCTGGCGGCCGTCGAGAACACCGATTTCCTCCAAGCGGTCACCATGCTCACCACCCGCCAACGCCACCTCGCCGACACCTCCGACCGGCCGCCGGCCATCTCGGCCAAGCGCGAGGACGTGCTGAAGCTGACCCTGAGCGACTATCTGCAGTGGCGCGAACCTCTGCGCGAGGCGTTCATCTGGGCGTCAACATTCCTGGCCGACCGCCACATTTTCGCACGACGAGACGTGCCCTACCCCAAACAGCTGGTTCCGCTGGCCGCCATCAAGGTGGTGCTGGGCAAGCAGGCGGATCTGATCAGTGTGAGTGAACGTCTCGTCCGCTGGTACTGGTGTGGCGTGCTCGGCGAGCTCTACGGCTCGGCAATCGAATCACGGTTCGCCCGTGACATCGAGATGGTTCCGCCCTGGGCCACCGACGGCTCCGCGCCGGTGCCGAGGACCGTACAGGACGCCAGCTTCACCGAATCCCGTCTGCACTCGCTGCGAACACGAAACGCCGCCGCCTACAAGGGTATCGCCGCGCTCATCCTCGCCGGAGGTGCGCGGGACTGGATGGAAGACAAAGCGCTCGACAAGGTTCAGTACGTCGACCTCGCCGTCGACATCCATCACATCTTCCCCCAGAAGTGGTGCGACACCAATGGCATCGATGCCGAGCACCGGGAGAGCATCGTCAACAAGACGACGATCAGCGCGCGAACCAACCGCACAATCGGCGGTGTCGCCCCGTCGTCGTACCTTCCGGTGATCGAAACCCGAGCGCAGATCGACTCGCCGCACCTCGACGGCCTCGTGGCCACTCACCTTATTCCGGCCGAGTTCCTCCGCCAGGACCACTTCGAAAACTTTTTCCGTACGCGGCGCGAATCGCTATGCGAGCTGGTCGAAAATGCGATCGGTAAGGCAGTGCAACGAGACATCGACTTGGGATTCGCCGAGGAAGATTCCGCACAGTTCGAGCCCGATGAGTTTCCCAACGAAGCAGGCATGGAGAACGACTGA
- a CDS encoding helicase-related protein, translating to MLLEELKPGLRIDGLIPSQVITVIFAQWHGTDALELTYKTNDGALGQQVVFRKDQDILTVAQTGSRAFDANATDFKMVAEAQRITLAGLFDPMLAVATSDVRPLPHQIRAVYGELLPRTPLRFLLADDPGAGKTIMAGLYIKELLLRDDVRQCLIVAPGGLVEQWQDELFFKFGLRFDLLTNQLIDANVNLNVFETNPLLIARMDQLSRNEELQAQLKETEWDLIIVDEAHRMGAHYFGGKLEKTKRFLLGEMLGRITRHLLLMTATPHSGKEEDFQLFLTLLDRDRFEGKNTKTANTDGIMRRMVKEDLLTFEGKKLFPERRAETVPYELTALEYSLYAEVTDYVREGMNRADRVGGKRKNTVGFALTVLQRRLASSPEAIFRSLVRRTERLERKKLEILNGTYTDREPTIDFEGLDADDYNSEQIEELEEELLDAATAAQTVEELDAEILELADLTTVAKQVRDSGTDRKWTELSRILQDEALTVDANGWPRKLIIFTEHRDTLDYLAGRIRTLIGKPNAVQAIHGGVRRKERRMITEEFTKNRDCQILLATDAAGEGLNLQAAHLMVNYDLPWNPNRIEQRFGRIHRIGQEEVCRLWNLVASNTREGAVFERLLEKIEEQRKAYGGKVFDVLGEAFADTPLRDLLLDAIRYGERDDVRAKMHEVIDHKVSDGLKELLDERALASDHLADADLAKLRAAMDEARARRLQPHYIELAFKAAFTRLGGRIAKRERGRYEIANVPAQIRASKYQPIATKYDRVAFDLEHVHSEELARADLLAPGHPLHDAVMDEAIRHFGGTLNSGTVLVSATLEEPHLLVGVVEEVADATGAAVSRRFGYAYVDSLGTVTPAGPAPYLDCVAAPDTPAVAAARRSPWLTEAEDRATSWIITTQLPEYLAEVQPRRAAELAKARELVVKRLEGERDRLLLDAAVAAEKERAGEKPKESAESLNRKAVELDARLRKRLELLDKQALMSTKPPRIMTAALVLPVSMVDGELPASAPMHAKETKEVERRGVDLVMATERTLGRTPVEQSFNNKGFDILSSDPGGDTYRIEVKARLDGATDFFVTHNEVMVGKNAAPRYRLALVKVHPRGPRHDEVRYLDNPFASTDLGDFDATGVRGDWNRMWNKGTEPF from the coding sequence GTGCTGCTGGAAGAGCTGAAGCCTGGCTTGCGCATCGACGGGCTGATCCCGTCCCAGGTAATCACGGTGATCTTTGCCCAATGGCACGGCACCGACGCGCTGGAGCTGACTTACAAGACCAACGACGGCGCACTCGGTCAGCAGGTCGTGTTTCGCAAGGACCAGGACATCCTCACCGTCGCCCAGACCGGCAGCCGCGCGTTCGATGCCAACGCCACCGACTTCAAGATGGTTGCGGAGGCGCAGCGGATCACGCTGGCGGGCCTGTTTGACCCCATGCTGGCCGTGGCGACCAGCGATGTCCGGCCGCTCCCCCATCAGATCCGTGCGGTCTACGGCGAGCTTCTCCCCCGCACTCCGCTGCGCTTCCTGCTCGCCGATGACCCCGGCGCCGGCAAGACCATCATGGCCGGCCTCTACATCAAAGAGCTGCTGCTGCGCGACGACGTGCGTCAATGCCTCATCGTCGCCCCGGGCGGCTTGGTCGAGCAGTGGCAGGACGAGCTGTTCTTCAAGTTCGGGCTGCGGTTCGACCTGCTGACCAACCAGCTCATCGACGCCAACGTCAACCTAAACGTCTTCGAGACGAACCCGCTATTGATAGCGCGAATGGATCAGCTTTCGCGCAACGAGGAGCTACAGGCCCAACTCAAAGAAACCGAGTGGGATCTGATCATCGTCGACGAGGCCCACCGCATGGGCGCCCACTACTTCGGCGGCAAGCTGGAGAAGACGAAACGGTTCCTGCTCGGTGAAATGCTCGGGCGCATCACCCGGCACCTGCTGCTGATGACCGCGACGCCGCACTCCGGCAAAGAAGAAGACTTCCAGCTCTTCCTCACGTTGCTCGACCGCGACCGCTTCGAGGGTAAGAACACCAAGACCGCCAACACCGACGGCATCATGCGTCGGATGGTCAAGGAAGACCTTCTGACGTTCGAGGGCAAAAAGCTGTTTCCCGAACGCCGCGCCGAAACCGTGCCCTACGAGCTCACCGCGCTGGAGTACTCGCTGTATGCAGAGGTCACCGACTACGTGCGCGAAGGCATGAACCGGGCCGACCGGGTGGGCGGCAAACGAAAGAACACCGTCGGGTTCGCATTGACCGTGCTGCAGCGTCGCCTGGCATCTAGCCCCGAAGCCATCTTTAGGAGCCTCGTTCGGCGCACCGAGCGCCTGGAGCGCAAAAAGCTGGAAATCCTCAACGGCACCTACACCGATAGAGAACCCACCATCGACTTCGAGGGCCTGGACGCCGACGACTACAACTCCGAACAGATCGAGGAACTCGAAGAGGAACTGCTCGACGCTGCCACCGCTGCTCAAACCGTCGAGGAACTCGACGCCGAAATCCTCGAACTCGCAGACCTGACGACGGTTGCCAAGCAAGTCCGCGACTCCGGCACCGACCGCAAGTGGACCGAGCTCAGCAGAATCCTGCAAGACGAAGCGCTGACCGTCGACGCCAACGGGTGGCCGCGCAAACTCATCATCTTCACCGAACACCGCGACACTCTCGACTACCTCGCCGGCCGCATCCGGACGTTGATCGGCAAGCCCAACGCCGTCCAAGCCATCCACGGCGGGGTGCGCCGCAAGGAACGGCGCATGATCACCGAAGAGTTCACCAAGAACCGCGACTGCCAGATCCTGCTAGCCACCGACGCCGCCGGCGAAGGCCTCAACCTTCAAGCCGCCCACCTGATGGTCAACTACGACCTACCGTGGAACCCCAATCGCATCGAACAGCGCTTCGGCCGAATCCACCGCATCGGCCAAGAAGAAGTCTGCCGGCTATGGAATCTCGTCGCCAGCAACACCCGCGAAGGCGCAGTCTTCGAACGCCTGCTGGAAAAGATCGAAGAACAGCGGAAGGCGTACGGCGGCAAGGTCTTCGATGTTCTCGGCGAGGCTTTTGCCGATACACCTTTACGTGACCTGCTACTAGATGCGATCCGCTACGGTGAGCGCGACGACGTGAGGGCCAAGATGCACGAGGTCATCGACCACAAGGTGTCCGATGGGCTGAAAGAGTTGCTCGACGAACGCGCGCTGGCGTCGGATCACCTCGCCGACGCGGATCTCGCCAAGCTTCGCGCCGCCATGGACGAAGCACGTGCCCGCCGTCTACAACCGCACTACATCGAACTCGCATTCAAGGCCGCGTTCACCCGGCTCGGTGGCCGCATCGCCAAACGCGAACGTGGCCGCTACGAGATCGCCAACGTCCCAGCGCAAATCAGAGCCAGCAAGTACCAGCCGATCGCGACCAAGTACGACCGAGTCGCCTTCGATCTGGAACACGTGCACTCCGAGGAACTGGCGCGCGCCGACCTGCTCGCGCCAGGACACCCGCTACATGACGCGGTGATGGACGAAGCTATCCGGCATTTCGGCGGCACTCTCAACAGCGGCACGGTGCTCGTGTCGGCGACGCTGGAGGAGCCCCATCTGCTGGTCGGTGTCGTCGAAGAGGTCGCCGACGCCACCGGTGCCGCAGTGTCCCGACGATTCGGCTACGCCTATGTCGACAGCCTCGGCACCGTGACGCCCGCCGGCCCGGCACCATACCTGGATTGCGTCGCCGCACCCGATACCCCAGCCGTTGCCGCGGCACGACGGTCTCCTTGGCTTACCGAAGCTGAAGATCGCGCAACCAGCTGGATCATCACCACCCAACTGCCCGAGTACCTCGCCGAGGTGCAACCCCGCCGAGCAGCCGAACTCGCCAAGGCGCGCGAACTCGTCGTGAAACGGCTTGAAGGAGAACGTGACCGGCTCCTTCTGGACGCTGCCGTCGCAGCCGAGAAGGAACGCGCGGGCGAGAAGCCGAAAGAGTCAGCCGAAAGCCTCAACCGGAAAGCAGTCGAGCTTGACGCTCGTCTACGCAAACGCCTTGAGCTGCTCGACAAGCAGGCGCTGATGTCGACCAAGCCACCGCGCATCATGACCGCCGCACTTGTACTCCCGGTTTCCATGGTGGACGGCGAGTTGCCTGCGTCGGCACCTATGCACGCCAAAGAGACCAAAGAGGTCGAGCGCCGAGGTGTCGACCTAGTGATGGCGACGGAACGAACGCTTGGCCGTACGCCAGTCGAACAGTCCTTCAATAACAAAGGATTCGACATTCTGTCCTCGGATCCTGGCGGTGATACCTACCGCATCGAGGTCAAGGCCCGATTGGATGGTGCCACCGACTTCTTTGTTACGCACAACGAAGTGATGGTCGGCAAGAACGCGGCACCTCGCTACCGGCTGGCGTTGGTGAAGGTTCATCCGCGAGGCCCACGTCATGACGAAGTCCGTTATCTAGACAATCCGTTCGCCTCGACCGACCTCGGCGACTTCGACGCCACCGGCGTCCGCGGCGATTGGAACAGAATGTGGAACAAGGGAACTGAGCCTTTCTGA